The following are encoded together in the Sparus aurata chromosome 1, fSpaAur1.1, whole genome shotgun sequence genome:
- the LOC115591541 gene encoding caspase-6-like, which produces MSNTDEGSVATDSATATDSTACTKNQTETDAVIRSCLGSLGEYKMDNKRRGRALIFNQERFLWGLDLNMRRGTNVDRDNLEMRLKELNFEVETHNNLKQVEVLEKISKAAEADHSDADCFLLVFLSHGEKDHVWTHDEKISIQDITSKFKGDKCRSLVGKPKVFIFQACRGDQSDIPVTPCAAGVSESDKNYVAMDTGALYTLPAGADFLMCYSVAEGYYSFREPSNGSWYVQDLCDLLQKFGDSLEFTQLLTWVNWKVSMRTVESSYNLKIDGKKQVPCFASMLTKKLFFKPKK; this is translated from the exons ATGTCTAACACAGATGAAG GGAGTGTTGCTACAGACAGCGCAACAGCAACAGACAGTACAG CATGCACGAAGAACCAGACAGAGACTGATGCCGTCATCAGAAG CTGTTTGGGTTCTCTGGGGGAGTACAAGATGGACAACAAACGACGAGGCCGTGCGCTCATTTTTAACCAGGAGCGTTTCCTCTGGGGCCTGGACTTAAACATGAGGAGAGGAACCAATGTTGACCGGGACAATTTGGAGATGAG ACTGAAAGAGCTCAACTTCGAAGTGGAGACTCACAATAACCTCAAACAGGTGGAAGTCTTAGAGAAAATCAGTAAAG CTGCAGAGGCCGACCATTCAGACGCAGACTGCTTTTTGCTCGTCTTCCTGAGTCACGGTGAGAAGGATCATGTCTGGACCCACGATGAAAAGATCAGCATTCAGGATATCACCTCCAAGTTCAAAGGAGACAAGTGCAGGAGTCTTGTGGGAAAACCAAAGGTCTTCATATTTCAG GCCTGCCGTGGAGACCAGTCTGACATTCCGGTGACTCCTTGCGCTGCTGGGGTTAGTGAGTCGGACAAAAATTATGTGGCGATGGACACTGGCGCCCTCTATACCCTCCCTGCTGGGGCTGATTTCCTCATGTGCTACTCTGTGGCTGAAG GTTACTATTCCTTCCGGGAGCCCTCGAACGGCTCCTGGTATGTCCAGGACCTGTGTGACCTGCTTCAGAAGTTTGGGGACTCACTTGAATTCACTCAGTTACTTACGTGGGTCAACTGGAAAGTGTCGATGAGGACAGTTGAGTCCAGTTACAACCTAAAAATCGATGGGAAGAAGCAAGTACCTTGCTTTGCTTCAATGCTCACTAAGAAACTCTTCTTCAAaccaaaaaagtaa